A stretch of Palaemon carinicauda isolate YSFRI2023 chromosome 34, ASM3689809v2, whole genome shotgun sequence DNA encodes these proteins:
- the LOC137627135 gene encoding uncharacterized protein produces the protein MTPVFNESDRYKIRLWKISDEVISPLLRQFLIWGNPDWDQKIKFLNYLENKKVEMNKLKKKLYPDQHKTLQKYPTDVAKWDITLICLLLKHCKGVFAGKDDIAWSSGSGKEPECLITYLKDIRNTIAHEALNLNQNDFFDKIEEIRTLMERALCSVGKICSHVSQTEIDANIANFNQKLNEIRDADISPKTFDEYKKELFFSEQITLIRNKGVPFLKDVLNRNTTINPLSLIVKGEGRQLPVNEIFTEIELNQDGENKEVLLEDIIDVASGSDAGSFILLKGHAGMGKSTLVKKITSDWANQRPSIKGLSSFHLLFYAELRDIVNTFDRLIECSLGEEVHRSFKDGDLVEAVLGQKTLVILDGYDEVNKSSSGLFNHILSLNKLYSQLTVIVTTRPEAEEKLNAHLESRALNAVHLRLVGIKANKREEFVTKYFLSLPKDFPVLQEPDNLLEFLRKTEHKMSIVWEVAYNLCLLTILWMFKPDDVNRITTEAELYWQIFLLIISKLEERLQRNPSTCDLELSVLQHKINIFLEELSLESLKGLKDDFINLPHSVYQRLKDLCLRLGLPIEELAGAFLKKVTSFNNSYYTFPHKGFMEFLGGYNIRKQVIRSPMHMWSEELSKTCIPPHIQEIMLSNVVSNKRIKKATVKDVVEELHDGSLPKSLEKYQNLLIQTLSIFHMGEVEVPLAAKIETLELLEKSGLKDKDSFLKVMHNIKCNDEMSRWIAQRFRLIDNNTEITDSSFESYIALLAATDPPLPNRDEIRISINLKESITGFEVLTKHLLRHQVYPRVIWLHRSFREFTSINAEETESIKSLLSENCEKYKGIWNPTFQIPPNVKELRVGIPDQVSLDAFCRSLQETKEIQDLGIHFSVKDVSSVSHPIPFLKEDPFVLVSNVQGEDIEKVGDILRALQPQDARRSFSSIYFPRCSKKRRSPRDFLIPMMNSLKGVRVKYSIGFPRDERPDDKALLGEMDLKAKKFTGCEYCVQWMTDIQIFHGLRPFL, from the exons ATGACTCCTGTATTCAATGAATCTGACCGGTATAAGATCAGACTATGGAAGATCTCCGATGAGGTTATAAGTCCCTTGTTGAGGCAGTTTCTCATCTGGGGAAACCCAGATTGGgatcagaaaataaaatttttaaattaccTGGAGAACAAAAAGGTAGAGATGAATAAACTAAAGAAGAAGCTCTATCCAGATCAGCATAAGACGTTGCAAAAGTATCCCACAGATGTTGCTAAgtgggatataacccttatttgtctccTTTTGAAACATTGTAAAGGAGTCTTTGCTGGAAAAGATGACATTGCTTGGTCATCAGGAAGCGGTAAAGAGCCAGAATGTCTTATCACATATTTAAAAGACATAAGAAACACCATAGCTCATGAAGCTCTCAATCTAAATCAGAACgatttctttgacaaaattgaagaaatccgtACACTAATGGAGAGAGCACTTTGCAGTGTTGGCAAAATATGTTCACATGTCAGCCAGACAGAGATTGATGCAAATATTGCTAATTTCAACCAAAAGCTTAATGAAATAAGAGATGCAGACATTTCGCCAAAGACCTTTGATGAGTACAAGAAGGAATTGTTCTTCTCTGAACAGATAACATTGATAAGGAATAAAGGTGTTCCATTCTTAAAAGATGTCTTGAATCGGAatacaaccataaatccactgtccttaatagtgaaaggagagggaaggcagttgccagtgaatgaaatattcacagaaatagaactgaatcaggatggagagaataaggaggttttactggaggacataatagatgtagcctcgggatctgacgctggaagttttattttgctcaaaggacatgcaggaatgggcaagagcactctagtgaaaaagataacatctgattgggccaaccaaagaccctccatcaaaggcctcagctcctttcatctgctcttttatgcagaattaagagATATTGTTAATACATTTGATAGGCTTATTGAATGCTCTTTAGGAGAAGAagttcatcgctcattcaaggaTGGAGACCTTGTTGAAGCTGTCTTAGGACAAAAAACTCTGGTCATCTTAGATGGCTACGATGAGGTCAATAAGAGTTCATCCGGCCTTttcaaccatattctttctttaaacaaactctacagccaattaactgttatcgttacgaccagacctgaagctgaagagaaactgaatgctcaTCTCGAATCCAGGGCTTTGAATGCTGTTCATCTTCGGCTTGTAGGAATTAAAGccaacaaaagagaagagtttgtaaccaaatacttcttgagtctacccaaagattTCCCAGTTTTACAAGAGCCAGATAATCTATTAGAATTCCTTAGgaaaactgaacacaaaatgagcatagtgtgggaagtcgcctataatctctgtctcctcacaattctttggatgttcaaaccagatgatgtaaacagaatcacaactgaggctgagctctactggcagattttccttctaatcatctccaaattagaggagcgtttgcagaggaacccatctacgtgtgacttagaattaagtgtcttgcaacacaaaataaatatatttctggagGAACTCTCTTTGGAATCTCTCAAAGGATTGAAAGATGATTTTATTAATCTTCCTCATTCGGTCTATCAAAGATTGAAGGATCTATGTCTTCGTTTGGGATTACCAATAGAAGAGCTGGctggagccttcctaaagaaagtcacctccttcaacaactcctattacactttccctcataaggGTTTCATGGAGTTCCTGGGAGGTTACAACATCCGCAAACAAGTGATCAGATCGCCAATGCATATGTGGAGTGAGGAATTATCTAAGACATGTATCCCACCACACATTCAGGAAATAATGCTTTCCAATGTTGtctcaaataaaagaataaagaaagcaaCAGTAAAAGACGTTGTGGAAGAGCTGCATGACGGCTCTCTCCCCAAGTCTCTGGAGAAGTATCAAAACTTACTCATCCAGACACTAAGCATTTTCCACATGGGGGAAGTGGAGGTGCCATTGGCAGCCAAAATTGAGACCCTGGAACTCCTGGAGAAGTCAGGATTAAAGGACAAAGACTCCTTCCTGAAAGTCATGCACAACATAAAGTGCAATGACGAAATGTCACGGTGGATAGCGCAGAGGTTTCGCTTGATTGATAACAACACTGAAATCACTGACTCATCATTCGAGTCTTACATCGCCCTCCTTGCAGCCACTGATcctcctctcccaaacagagatgaAATTAGAATTTCTATAAACCTCAAAGAAAGTATCACCGGCTTCGAGGTACTAACCAAACATCTCTTGCGACACCAGGTTTACCCAAGAGTAATATGGCTTCATCGCAGCTTTAGAGAATTTACGTCTATTAACGCAGAGGAAACAGAGTCAATCAAAAGTCTACTCAGCGAAAA ttgtgagaAATACAAAGGCATCTGGAACCCAACGTTTCAAATCCCTCCAAATGTGAAGGAACTGAGAGTTGGGATTCCGGACCAagtcagcctcgacgccttctgtcgatctttgcaagagacaaaagagattcAAGATTTAG GGATTCACTTTAGTGTCAAggatgtcagcagcgtcagtcacccAATTCCTTTCTTGAAGGAGGATCCATTTGTCTTGGTCAGCAATGTCCAGggagaagacatcgagaaggttggggacatccttcgggcattgcaaccacaggatgcaaggag atccttcTCTTCAATATACTTTCCTCGGTGTTCCAAGAAGAGGAGGAGTCCTCGGGATTTCCTCATCCCAATGAtgaactccttgaagggagtcagggtgaaaTACTCCATCGGTTTTCCAAGAGATGAACGACCAGATGACAAAGCCTTACTTggagagatggatcttaaggcaaagaAATTCACCGGATGTGAATATTGTGTTcaatg GATGACTGATATACAGATATTCCATGGTTTGAGGCCTTTCCTATGA